GGCTACGTAACACCAGgtcgatttaaaaaataaaaaaaaaaagacaaagaagcatctttaatttctttttattccacTCTCAGAGGGGACAAACTTAGTTTTCATCCACATTGACAGTCTGCAGACCTGAAGACACAAACAGAGGAGCAGGTTAGACGTGTCATCAGGGCTCAGGATAAAGCGCCTCATCTTACCTTTGCATGTGGTGACAGGAACGTATGTGACCAGGGTGTACAGTTTGTTGGGTGAGTCCTCGTCCTCATTGCGCTTCCTGGACAGACGCACGCGTATCCTGTACGGCACGTTCCTACACACACGTGCAGATGTGGATTAATATATATGATCATAACCAGTCTACGCTAAAGGAAAGGGTATGTGTTCAAAGCCCCTCCTCTTTCTCACCTGATGCCTTTGCTCCACACAGCCTTGTTGAGGCGAGTGTCGATGCGGACGTCAGGGGTTCCCATCTCCTTCACGGCGAACTTGCGGATCTCCTTGATGGCGCGGGGAGCCCTTTTCTTGAACCCTctgcaaacaaaaacagacattttaaaccaggggtgtc
This is a stretch of genomic DNA from Gouania willdenowi chromosome 2, fGouWil2.1, whole genome shotgun sequence. It encodes these proteins:
- the rpl31 gene encoding large ribosomal subunit protein eL31, yielding MAPTKKGEKKKGRSAINEVVTREYTINVHKRIHGVGFKKRAPRAIKEIRKFAVKEMGTPDVRIDTRLNKAVWSKGIRNVPYRIRVRLSRKRNEDEDSPNKLYTLVTYVPVTTCKGLQTVNVDEN